GTTGATATTTTTTTAGCTTGCGTTGGTTTGGATCCCCAAAAATTGCTTTCAACATGGCTTAGACATGACAACAATGCGACTCCTTTTAATCCTACAGTGGTTTGCTCTAGGGCGGGGCCTGGATGTTTCTAGGGATGAGTTATCGGGATGGGCCCGTTAGTCTAGCCAACCTAGATCGGTTTCTGAGGGGCTTGTGGGGGACTTTTGGGGTGTGGGAATGTAGTTGACTAGGGGTTTCCAGCCAATATCTTCAAAACGATAGGGGCGAGTCAGGGGGGGCGGTAAGAGGGGGGCTGAGGCAGTTGGGCTGGCCTGGGCCGCAGTCAGAAATTCGGCAAGGTTGATTATCTGGCCAGGAGATTTTGGGGAGTGGGGAGACATAGGCAAGCAGGGGCAATGGGTCGCAAGTCAGGAATCTTTAAGGTAGTTTTATTGTCTCTTTTCTGGTCAGGTCATTGGGGTCTCTCAGGGGGCGGCAGAGGGGCCGTGGAGATTACAAATAATGAAGTTTCTTGAAGAGATGGTATCGAGATCGCCTAGCCTAACCCTAACTTCCCTAGAATATCTCCTTGAGACCTTTGCCCAATTGCAGAGGCTTTGACCGTCTGAGGAAATAATAACTATGGCCGAAGAATTAGTTAAGCCTTATGGGGGGGATCCCTTTGCGGGGCATTTATCCACACCCATTTCGGATTCCAGCTTTACCAAAACGTTTATTGGCAATTTGCCCATCTATCGTCCAGGCCTGTCGCCCATTTTGCGCGGTTTGGAAGTGGGAATGGCGCACGGTTATTTCTTAATTGGCCCTTGGGTAAAACTTGGCCCCTTACGGGATTCGGATGTAGCCAATTTAGGCGGTTTGATCTCTGGCATTGCCTTGATCCTGCTAGCAACGGCTTGTATGGCGGCCTATGGCCTGGCTTCGTTTCAAAAACCATCCTCCGATGCTCTGAAATCCAGTGAAGGGTGGAGTCAATTAACGGCTGGCTTTTTTGTTGGCGCAATGGGCGGTGCTTTTGTTGCCTTTTTCTTGCTGGAAAACTTCTCAGTCGTTGACGGGATTATGACGGGATTTTTCAACTAGTTTACTGTTTACTCACAAAAGATAAGGAGATTAACCCATGAGTGGTGATTACGCGGCTTCGTTTTTACCTTGGATTTTTATTCCAGTTGTCTGCTGGTTAATGCCCGTAGTTGTGATGGGGTTGTTGTTTCTTTATATTGAGCAGGATGCCTAGATTTAGGTGGGTTTTGATCCTGAATCTTCGCTGATTGAATGCGCTCTCAAGGGTTCGGATAAGGCGGATTTATGAGGGTTTTATTTCTTGATCCCTTGCCTGTTATTGGGTGAGGGATTTTCTGTTGTTTAGGAGTGGAAAATTTTTCTAGGTTAGGCTGTAGGAATGGGGACTAATTAGTGTAGATTAGAGTGGGCAAGAACTAGGAGGAATCCATGCGCCAAGTTAACTTCTTCATGATTTTTGTCATTGCCTTGGCATTGGTTTTATTTAGTATCCAAAATACCCAACCCGTGTCTATTAAGTTGGTAGAAGGCATTAGTATCCAGGCCCCCTTGTGCATTGAGCTAATTGTTGCGATTGGTTTTGGGGCGGTGATGGCCTGGGTGTTTAGTGTTTGGACGCAGGTGCAGCGGATTATTACGGTTCGGCGGGAAATGGGAAATCGAGAAGAGCAGATTGCCAACTTGGAAGAAGATCTAGAGCGGTATAAGGCGGCATTGGAAGAACAACGTCTGCTGCCCAGTACAACCTCCGCTTCCTTGGAGAGTTAATTCCTGAGGTTCGTTGATTGCAGTTGGGGGCGGGGATGGGTCTAGAGATTGAACGCAAGTTTTTAGTCCAAGGCCTGGCCTGGCGGGAGATTGCTGAACCGGGTGTTGCCTATGCCCAAGGGTATTTAACTCGAGAAGTGGGGCGGTCGGTGCGGGTACGGGTGGCGGGTGATCAGGGCTTTCTGACCATTAAATCG
Above is a window of Pseudocalidococcus azoricus BACA0444 DNA encoding:
- a CDS encoding photosystem I reaction center protein subunit XI, which encodes MAEELVKPYGGDPFAGHLSTPISDSSFTKTFIGNLPIYRPGLSPILRGLEVGMAHGYFLIGPWVKLGPLRDSDVANLGGLISGIALILLATACMAAYGLASFQKPSSDALKSSEGWSQLTAGFFVGAMGGAFVAFFLLENFSVVDGIMTGFFN
- a CDS encoding photosystem I reaction center subunit VIII; translated protein: MSGDYAASFLPWIFIPVVCWLMPVVVMGLLFLYIEQDA
- a CDS encoding LapA family protein; this translates as MRQVNFFMIFVIALALVLFSIQNTQPVSIKLVEGISIQAPLCIELIVAIGFGAVMAWVFSVWTQVQRIITVRREMGNREEQIANLEEDLERYKAALEEQRLLPSTTSASLES